From Flavobacterium sp. 102, a single genomic window includes:
- a CDS encoding acyl carrier protein — translation MEKELFEQLEDILELDPGTVTLTDTFRDYDNWDSMANLSVIAMLDDSFGVHIASQDFKNLITVGDLAEEVKKRMA, via the coding sequence ATGGAAAAAGAACTTTTTGAACAATTGGAAGATATTTTAGAATTGGATCCTGGAACTGTAACACTTACAGACACTTTTAGAGATTATGATAACTGGGATTCTATGGCTAATCTTTCGGTTATTGCCATGCTTGATGACTCTTTTGGCGTTCACATTGCCTCGCAAGATTTTAAAAATCTGATTACAGTAGGTGATTTGGCTGAAGAAGTTAAAAAAAGAATGGCCTAA
- a CDS encoding SDR family NAD(P)-dependent oxidoreductase encodes MNSLFSLNNKTILVTGASSGIGRSVSEMLAHQGATVIMTARNEERLQITLQSLPKGNHQYFSTDLTSDEAIKELVAQLPALDGIILNAGMVKTVPVQFIKRDDLDYMFDLMLHSSILLLQQLLKSKKLKPEASVCFISSVASQKITIGNAIYSAAKGALNSFTKSLALEVAPKQIRVNAILPGMVQTAILESGTISEEQLQAHLKNYPLGRFGQPEDIAGLTVYLMADVSKWMTGSLLTLDGGYTLK; translated from the coding sequence ATGAATTCACTTTTTAGTTTAAATAATAAAACAATTTTGGTTACCGGTGCTTCCTCGGGCATCGGTCGTTCTGTTTCCGAAATGTTAGCCCATCAAGGCGCAACCGTAATCATGACTGCCAGAAATGAAGAGCGTTTACAAATCACATTACAATCATTACCCAAAGGAAACCACCAATATTTTTCAACTGATTTAACGTCTGATGAAGCTATTAAGGAATTAGTAGCCCAATTGCCGGCTTTGGATGGCATCATATTAAATGCCGGTATGGTCAAAACTGTTCCGGTACAATTTATCAAACGGGATGACTTGGATTATATGTTTGATTTGATGCTGCACAGCTCTATTTTGTTACTCCAACAACTTTTAAAAAGTAAAAAGCTTAAACCCGAAGCCTCGGTATGTTTTATCTCTTCGGTAGCTTCTCAAAAAATAACCATAGGTAATGCTATTTACAGTGCTGCAAAAGGCGCTTTGAATTCGTTTACCAAATCTTTAGCGTTAGAAGTAGCGCCAAAGCAAATTAGGGTTAATGCGATTTTACCGGGTATGGTGCAAACAGCCATTTTAGAATCCGGTACCATTTCTGAGGAACAATTGCAAGCCCATTTAAAAAATTACCCTTTAGGTCGATTTGGTCAACCTGAAGATATTGCCGGTTTAACCGTTTATTTGATGGCCGACGTTTCCAAATGGATGACCGGAAGCCTTCTGACTTTAGACGGCGGCTACACCTTGAAATAA
- a CDS encoding NeuD/PglB/VioB family sugar acetyltransferase, with protein sequence MRNLVIIGASGFAREMYDLALACYGNQSDFSIKGFLSDNPSNIEELGYPPVLNTVTDYEPVDGDVFFCAIGNLYHRRKTVEIILSKGGKFINLIHPTAIVSPSVKLGIGIGIKSFCVLASDVTVEDFTFLQSSVIMGHDVHIGRFCQVNSFSFFAGYVRVHDMVSINAGVRIIQNIVVEEEAVVGIGSVVLRRVKKNTTVFGNPAKRIVM encoded by the coding sequence ATGAGAAACTTAGTAATAATTGGAGCCAGTGGTTTTGCCAGAGAAATGTACGATTTGGCCTTGGCTTGTTATGGCAATCAATCCGATTTCAGCATTAAAGGATTTTTAAGTGACAATCCATCCAATATTGAAGAATTAGGCTATCCGCCGGTTTTGAATACCGTAACCGATTATGAGCCTGTTGATGGCGATGTTTTTTTCTGCGCCATAGGAAACTTGTACCACAGAAGAAAAACAGTCGAAATCATTTTGTCGAAAGGCGGGAAATTTATCAATCTGATTCACCCGACAGCCATTGTTTCTCCCAGTGTAAAATTGGGAATAGGAATAGGCATCAAATCATTTTGTGTTTTAGCCAGTGATGTTACCGTTGAAGATTTTACTTTTTTGCAAAGTTCTGTAATTATGGGACATGACGTTCATATTGGACGCTTTTGTCAAGTGAATTCGTTTTCATTTTTTGCCGGTTATGTTCGTGTACACGATATGGTTTCCATCAATGCAGGTGTCAGAATTATACAAAATATAGTGGTCGAAGAAGAAGCGGTTGTCGGTATTGGCAGCGTAGTTTTGCGTCGTGTGAAAAAAAATACTACCGTCTTCGGAAATCCTGCCAAACGAATAGTAATGTAG
- a CDS encoding 3-oxoacyl-[acyl-carrier-protein] synthase III C-terminal domain-containing protein, producing MSFYHFNNVKISGIASAIPKQARSVDLQTASDLGYAAATNLLETKSIDRTQLGFIIFLTKTPDYRSPASAIVLQHRLQLPKDCLAYDINLGAVGFIAGLQLGCSLLNGLNATKGLVIIGDTNSKQIAEKDPLFYHFGDAATAILLEKEKATPIHIQSFSRGDAYETYIIPGGAFRTNEKRESYDLSSLPTAGTFNQLNYDKQRMHQFFAEKIPSDLTDFMVKSNGQISSYDVLAFQQSNAEMNLEIIKNAGFDQSQLQSNFKNFADCSGSSIPLLISGINEKKRILACAYGEGLSWGFADFYLEENTVLPLIETDDYFAEGFVTHEI from the coding sequence ATGTCTTTTTACCATTTTAATAACGTCAAAATTTCAGGTATAGCCTCAGCTATTCCAAAGCAAGCACGTTCGGTAGATTTGCAAACAGCTTCAGATTTAGGTTATGCCGCTGCTACCAATTTATTGGAAACCAAAAGCATAGACCGAACCCAGCTGGGATTCATCATTTTTCTGACCAAAACACCCGATTACAGAAGTCCGGCGTCCGCTATAGTGTTGCAACACCGTTTGCAACTTCCGAAGGATTGTTTGGCTTATGATATCAACTTGGGTGCGGTTGGCTTTATCGCCGGATTACAATTGGGCTGTTCTTTGTTAAATGGTTTAAATGCCACAAAAGGATTGGTGATTATAGGCGATACTAACAGCAAGCAGATAGCCGAAAAAGATCCGCTTTTTTACCATTTTGGAGATGCAGCAACGGCTATTCTTTTAGAAAAAGAGAAAGCTACACCAATTCATATTCAGTCATTTTCACGAGGGGATGCCTACGAGACTTACATAATTCCCGGTGGTGCTTTTAGAACTAATGAAAAGCGAGAAAGTTATGACTTGTCAAGCCTTCCGACTGCCGGAACGTTTAACCAATTGAACTACGACAAACAAAGAATGCATCAATTCTTTGCTGAAAAAATACCAAGTGATTTGACCGATTTTATGGTTAAATCTAATGGACAAATTTCCTCTTATGATGTGTTGGCTTTCCAACAATCTAATGCAGAAATGAATCTGGAAATTATTAAAAACGCAGGTTTTGATCAATCTCAATTACAATCCAATTTTAAAAATTTTGCCGATTGCTCCGGTTCCTCGATACCCTTATTGATTTCGGGTATCAATGAGAAAAAAAGAATTTTAGCTTGTGCTTATGGCGAAGGATTGTCTTGGGGTTTTGCCGATTTTTATTTGGAAGAAAATACGGTTTTACCCTTAATTGAAACCGATGACTATTTTGCAGAAGGTTTTGTAACTCATGAAATTTAA